A portion of the Glycine max cultivar Williams 82 chromosome 10, Glycine_max_v4.0, whole genome shotgun sequence genome contains these proteins:
- the LOC100789133 gene encoding NADH dehydrogenase [ubiquinone] 1 alpha subcomplex subunit 13-B — protein MTEAHIRKKPGMASVKDMPVLQDGPPPGGFAPVRFARRIPNKGPSAVAIFLTTFGAFSWGMYQVGQGNKIRRALKEEKYAARRSILPVLQAEEDERFVKEWHKYLEYEAEVMKDVPGWKVGESVYHSSRWVPPASGELRPDVW, from the exons ATGACGGAGGCACATATAAGGAAGAAGCCCGGGATGGCGAGCGTGAAGGACATGCCGGTTCTCCAGGACGGTCCACCGCCGGGCGGGTTCGCTCCGGTCCGGTTCGCCCGGCGCATCCCGAACAAGGGCCCCAGCGCCGTTGCCATCTTCCTCACCACCTTCGGCGCTTTCTCTTGGGGCATGTACCAGGTCGGCCAGGGCAACAAGATCCGAAG GGCCctgaaggaagaaaaatatgCTGCCCGCCGATCCATACTGCCCGTGCTACAGGCTGAAGAGGATGAGAG ATTTGTTAAAGAGTGGCATAAATATCTCGAGTATGAGGCAGAAGTGATGAAGGATGTGCCTGGTTGGAAAGTTGGTGAAAGTGTGTATCACTCTAGTAGATGGGTGCCCCCAGCAAGTGGTGAGTTGCGTCCCGATGTCTGGTGA
- the LOC100816216 gene encoding LOW QUALITY PROTEIN: HVA22-like protein e (The sequence of the model RefSeq protein was modified relative to this genomic sequence to represent the inferred CDS: substituted 1 base at 1 genomic stop codon) produces the protein MCSCRRMDCWWNCTLFIDGRGEETWYASAVAIESQSKLDDEQWLAYXITYSFVTLAEMILQPILEWIPIWYDVKLLTVAWLVLPQFAGAAYLYERFVREHIRKYITERQHLYGNHQQQSKKSPNNDGKAKKFFEFVKPKKGDQEAY, from the exons ATGTGCTCCTGTAGAAGAATGGACTGTTGGTGGAACTGCACTCTCTTCATTGATGGACGTGGAGAGGAGACATG GTATGCATCAGCGGTAGCAATAGAGAGCCAGTCCAAGTTGGATGACGAGCAATGGCTAGCTTATTAGATCACCTATTCGTTCGTCACCCTTGCGGAAATGATTCTTCAACCTATCTTAGAGTG GATACCAATTTGGTACGATGTGAAGCTATTGACGGTGGCATGGCTGGTGTTGCCGCAGTTCGCAGGAGCTGCGTACTTATATGAAAGGTTCGTGAGAGAGCATATAAGGAAATACATAACGGAGAGGCAGCACCTCTATGGCAACCACCAGCAACAAAGCAAAAAGTCTCCCAATAACGATGGCAAGGCCAAGAAGTTCTTCGAATTCGTCAAGCCCAAGAAA GGGGATCAGGAGGCGTATTGA